From one Pagrus major chromosome 21, Pma_NU_1.0 genomic stretch:
- the mrps14 gene encoding small ribosomal subunit protein uS14m, protein MAAHRIACLGFNALYSSVCAPKQALRSCWGAVEQVRSYYVDWRMLRDVKRRQMAFDYADERLRINALRKNTILPKELQELADKEIAALPRDSCPVRIRNRCVLTSRPRGVKRRWRLSRIVFRDLADHNQMSGVFRARW, encoded by the exons ATGGCGGCCCACAGGATAGCATGTCTGGGGTTTAATGCCCTTTACTCCTCTGTCTGCGCCCCAAAGCAG GCCCTGAGGAGCTGCTGGGGCGCggtggagcaggtgaggagTTACTACGTTGACTGGAGGATGCTGAGGGACGTCAAGAGAAGACAGATGGCCTTTGACTATGCTGATGAGAGGCTCCGGATCAATGCACTGAGGAAGAACACCATCCTGCCCAAAGAGCTTCAG GAGTTGGCAGATAAAGAAATTGCGGCATTACCCAGGGACAGCTGCCCTGTGAGGATACGCAACAGATGTGTGTTGACTTCCAGACCTCGTGGAGTAAAGCGCAGGTGGAGACTGAGTCGGATTGTCTTCCGTGACTTGGCTGACCACAACCAGATGTCTGGGGTTTTCAGGGCCAGGTGGTGA